A stretch of DNA from Flavobacteriaceae bacterium MAR_2009_75:
AGGAATGTAATTGAAGCTGCAAAAGAAAATGGTGTCGCCAAAATTGTTTATACCAGTATTATCGGTTCGGAAACTGAAACCGCATTTAGCACGGTTGTAAAGAGCAATCGCCAGACCGAAAAAGATGTGAAAAATTCTGGAATGGATTGGGCTATCGGCCGAAACGGAATTTACCTTGAACCTGACATCGAGTACATAGATTCGTACGTCAAAGATGGGGAAATCAGAAATTGTGCAGGCGATGGAAAGTGTGGTTATACCAGCAGAGACGAATTAGGCTATGCTTATGCTCAAATGCTGCTACAAGACGAGTATTTAAACCAAACCTATAATTTATTGGGCGAGCCTATAACGCAAACTCAATTAGCCGAATACATGAACCAAGTCTTCAATACCGATTTAAAATATACCCAAGTTCCGGTAGATGAATATGAAAAGGAAAGAAAAGCTGAATTAGGTGATTTTATAGGAACAATTATTGGAGGTATTTATGAGGGAATAAAAAAAGGCTTTAACGATGTGCCCTCTGACTATGAAAAAATAGCGAAAAGACCCCATAAGTCTGTTCTTGAAATTATGCAAGAATTTAAGAAAGGCTAAAATTACACCCTGATTAGAGCATAACTCGCACCAAGTCGTTAAGAGTTAGAAAATATAATATCATGTATCAAAAGTTTGGCAAGAAATCTACATTCCCATGCTAAAAGGGATAGCCAATTGCAAAATTGAAAATTAGGTTGTCGTCACCTCCCCCAAAAAATGGAGTACGGCTTCGTTCACCTTCGGGAAGGTAGGGTACTCTTATCGG
This window harbors:
- a CDS encoding NAD(P)H dehydrogenase (quinone), with translation MKIAVTAANGQLGLSIINALKKETERANIVGIVRSPEKAAHLEIELRKGDYNNKNEFEEALKGIDRLLLISGMDDPKKRIQQHRNVIEAAKENGVAKIVYTSIIGSETETAFSTVVKSNRQTEKDVKNSGMDWAIGRNGIYLEPDIEYIDSYVKDGEIRNCAGDGKCGYTSRDELGYAYAQMLLQDEYLNQTYNLLGEPITQTQLAEYMNQVFNTDLKYTQVPVDEYEKERKAELGDFIGTIIGGIYEGIKKGFNDVPSDYEKIAKRPHKSVLEIMQEFKKG